One Nocardioides aromaticivorans genomic window carries:
- the pyrE gene encoding orotate phosphoribosyltransferase: MTTTDTALAADIDATCRLTGEFTLRSGQVSNEYFDKYLFEADPQLLARVAREVAQLLPGDAELLGGLEMGGIPIATAVSQLVGIPVVFVRKKAKEYGTAKLAEGPAFDGRRIVLIEDVITTGGAVRDATNALRSAGAIVETVVCAIDRSPAGENPLADVELEVRAVLTKAELDAARAAAQA, from the coding sequence GTGACGACCACGGACACCGCCCTCGCCGCCGACATCGACGCCACCTGCCGCCTGACGGGCGAGTTCACGCTCCGCTCGGGCCAGGTCAGCAACGAGTACTTCGACAAGTACCTCTTCGAGGCCGACCCGCAGCTGCTCGCCCGGGTGGCCCGCGAGGTCGCCCAGCTGCTGCCCGGCGACGCCGAGCTGCTCGGGGGCCTGGAGATGGGCGGCATCCCGATCGCGACGGCCGTCAGCCAGCTGGTCGGCATCCCGGTCGTCTTCGTGCGCAAGAAGGCCAAGGAGTACGGCACCGCCAAGCTCGCCGAGGGCCCGGCCTTCGACGGCAGGAGGATCGTGCTGATCGAGGACGTCATCACCACCGGCGGCGCGGTGCGCGACGCGACGAACGCGCTGCGCTCCGCCGGCGCGATCGTCGAGACCGTCGTGTGCGCCATCGACCGCAGCCCGGCGGGGGAGAACCCGCTCGCCGACGTGGAGCTCGAGGTCCGCGCGGTGCTGACCAAGGCCGAGCTCGACGCGGCGCGGGCGGCTGCCCAGGCCTGA
- a CDS encoding pyridoxal phosphate-dependent aminotransferase, with product MPPAARRVAGMGETIFAEMSALAVRTGSVNLGQGFPDTDGPPALLDAASAALHGGANQYAPGIGVPVLRQAIARHQQRNYGIELDPDRQVVVTTGCTEAIAGALLGLVDPGDEVVVLEPYYDSYTAMIDFAGGVRRPVTLRAPDFRLDPAELEAAVGPRTKLILLNTPHNPTGRVLDADELAAVARVAQQHDVLVVTDEVYEHLTFDDHRHVPISTLPGMAERTLTLSSAGKSFSVTGWKVGWATGPAELVGAVTAAKQWLTFTSGAPLQPAVAAALDEQHEFPVRLAADLRDRRDQLVGGLREAGLTSYTPEGTYFATTDVSALGWRSGGDFCRALPERAGVVAIPSEVFYDDPDGPGAGRHLVRWAFCKRPEVIDEAVRRLAAADLTA from the coding sequence GTGCCTCCCGCAGCCCGTCGCGTCGCCGGCATGGGCGAGACGATCTTCGCCGAGATGTCCGCCCTCGCGGTCCGCACCGGGTCCGTCAACCTCGGCCAGGGCTTCCCCGACACCGACGGCCCGCCGGCGCTGCTCGACGCCGCATCCGCGGCCCTGCACGGCGGCGCCAACCAGTACGCCCCGGGCATCGGCGTCCCGGTCCTCCGGCAGGCCATCGCTCGCCACCAGCAGCGCAACTACGGCATCGAGCTCGACCCCGACCGGCAGGTCGTGGTGACCACCGGCTGCACCGAGGCGATCGCGGGAGCGCTGCTCGGCCTGGTCGACCCCGGCGACGAGGTCGTCGTCCTCGAGCCGTACTACGACTCCTACACCGCCATGATCGACTTCGCCGGCGGGGTACGACGCCCGGTGACCCTCCGCGCGCCCGACTTCCGCCTCGACCCCGCCGAGCTCGAGGCCGCCGTGGGACCGCGGACCAAGCTGATCCTGCTCAACACCCCGCACAACCCGACCGGCCGCGTGCTCGACGCCGACGAGCTGGCCGCGGTCGCGCGGGTCGCGCAGCAGCACGACGTGCTCGTGGTGACCGACGAGGTCTACGAGCACCTCACCTTCGACGACCACCGCCACGTGCCGATCTCGACCCTGCCGGGCATGGCTGAGCGGACGCTCACGCTGTCGAGCGCGGGGAAGTCGTTCTCGGTCACCGGCTGGAAGGTGGGCTGGGCGACCGGGCCGGCCGAGCTGGTCGGCGCCGTGACCGCCGCGAAGCAGTGGCTGACCTTCACCTCCGGCGCCCCGCTGCAGCCCGCGGTGGCCGCCGCGCTGGACGAGCAGCACGAGTTCCCCGTCCGGCTCGCGGCCGACCTGCGCGACCGGCGCGACCAGCTGGTCGGCGGGCTGCGCGAGGCCGGCCTGACGTCGTACACGCCGGAGGGGACGTACTTCGCGACCACCGACGTCAGCGCGCTCGGTTGGCGCAGCGGGGGCGACTTCTGCCGGGCACTGCCTGAGCGGGCGGGGGTGGTCGCGATCCCGTCGGAGGTCTTCTACGACGACCCGGACGGTCCCGGCGCGGGGCGGCACCTGGTGCGCTGGGCGTTCTGCAAGCGCCCCGAGGTGATCGACGAGGCGGTACGCCGGCTCGCAGCCGCCGACCTCACGGCCTGA
- a CDS encoding serine/threonine-protein kinase: MQQVGRYTLTATLGAGGFGTVYLATDPATGEQVAVKVLDWPDHDDRRAMFRQEVAALLSVASPHVVRVRDVIDQPGLAAIVTDYVEGASLRQVLDRQGPLTGPQALSVLSGALRGLAAVHAAGLVHADLKPENILLDRSGSSRLIDFGIAGPPRVLGGPDTWIGTPAYLAPEVVLGQHIDLRSDLYAVAATLFELLAGRPPYVGPNPVATALLHVQAPVPDLRALHAGVHEHLAVLCAQDLAKDPVWRHQNTPAFLASLDLAATAAFGPDWATGTAVAGATASVGALVGATLALLPHAGVGILGAAPMAGPLAAAALGAAGFAGGGAAGGLAGGGFAGGGAAGGLAGGGAAGGLAGGGAAGGLAGSGAGAAGTLGGAAAAGAGGSGVAGTGGGIAASAGGVKAAIAAAAAVATIGAGAATVVLLDDDEPAAAPPPVAVGDVFAYLTADTSLVVMKGEDEVGRFPDATAPAWSGDGRFLVTTSGGDVVLVDTRDGGADRSRCVAPNGCTEATIWDDGRVVAIDGAQLVTFGLPDLADRTVLADAPGQVVWNDVLATGDDVLAFGFDEGREGEGYRGGPPAVAHHITESGAVEPVAGSLRSVSLWGTTPVLSTRSAYGGTRAAVMNSGSGGACVYGNTIFLVDPADPGRQVETDASAMVALAPDDHDEQEYQVVTDLWFDGSGVLHASGNSGLCDFNGGSRPGVPQQIWRLDGTTWVPEDDRPLLTARTLPSGNRLELARVTATDLAAEVALLTLVDADGSTEIADDATRLFTPQVKEGVAVAAPAAATPTELAGDDGVGALVDGTGDTSALATLPRDFQSFIGKLARTQYRQARRGGFTTSDCDESSTWVNVSLYDARGFARGGVGACGGYAALWAKVGGTWREILGTQESWDCADLVRYEVPASLIAYEGHAECYSYADGNGPYDYYRP, from the coding sequence GTGCAGCAGGTCGGCAGGTACACCCTCACGGCGACCCTCGGGGCCGGCGGCTTCGGGACGGTCTACCTCGCGACCGACCCCGCCACGGGTGAACAGGTCGCGGTCAAGGTCCTCGACTGGCCCGACCACGACGACCGGCGGGCGATGTTCCGCCAGGAGGTCGCCGCCCTGCTGTCCGTGGCCAGCCCGCACGTCGTCCGGGTGCGCGACGTCATCGACCAGCCGGGGCTCGCGGCGATCGTCACCGACTACGTCGAGGGCGCCTCGCTGCGGCAGGTGCTCGACCGGCAGGGTCCGCTGACCGGGCCGCAGGCGCTGTCGGTCCTCAGCGGGGCGCTGCGCGGGCTCGCCGCCGTCCACGCCGCCGGCCTGGTCCACGCCGACCTCAAGCCCGAGAACATCCTGCTCGACCGCTCCGGCAGCTCCCGGCTCATCGACTTCGGCATCGCCGGTCCGCCGCGGGTCCTCGGCGGGCCGGACACGTGGATCGGCACGCCCGCCTACCTGGCGCCCGAGGTGGTGCTGGGCCAGCACATCGACCTGCGCTCGGACCTGTACGCCGTCGCGGCCACCCTCTTCGAGCTGCTCGCGGGCCGTCCGCCGTACGTCGGCCCGAACCCCGTCGCGACCGCACTCCTGCACGTGCAGGCCCCCGTGCCGGACCTGCGTGCCCTGCACGCCGGGGTGCACGAGCACCTGGCCGTGCTGTGCGCGCAGGACCTCGCCAAGGACCCGGTCTGGCGCCACCAGAACACCCCGGCCTTCCTGGCCAGCCTGGACCTCGCGGCGACGGCCGCGTTCGGTCCCGACTGGGCCACCGGTACCGCGGTGGCTGGCGCGACCGCCTCGGTCGGTGCGCTCGTCGGCGCGACCCTGGCCCTGCTGCCGCACGCCGGCGTCGGCATCCTCGGCGCCGCCCCGATGGCCGGGCCACTCGCCGCCGCAGCGCTCGGCGCCGCAGGGTTCGCGGGTGGTGGCGCGGCCGGCGGGCTGGCCGGCGGCGGCTTCGCCGGAGGAGGAGCCGCGGGCGGGCTCGCCGGAGGAGGAGCCGCGGGCGGTCTCGCCGGCGGTGGTGCCGCGGGTGGCCTCGCCGGGAGCGGTGCCGGGGCCGCCGGGACCCTCGGCGGCGCCGCCGCGGCCGGCGCCGGCGGGAGCGGTGTCGCGGGGACGGGCGGCGGCATCGCGGCGAGCGCCGGCGGGGTCAAGGCCGCGATCGCCGCCGCGGCGGCGGTGGCCACGATCGGTGCGGGCGCCGCGACGGTCGTCCTCCTCGACGACGACGAGCCGGCGGCCGCCCCGCCGCCGGTCGCGGTCGGTGACGTCTTCGCCTACCTGACAGCAGACACGAGCCTGGTCGTGATGAAGGGCGAGGACGAGGTCGGCAGGTTCCCCGATGCGACAGCACCAGCCTGGAGCGGCGACGGGCGCTTCCTGGTCACGACCTCCGGTGGGGACGTGGTCCTCGTCGATACGCGGGATGGCGGCGCCGACCGGTCCCGTTGCGTCGCACCGAACGGGTGCACGGAGGCGACCATCTGGGACGACGGCCGCGTGGTCGCCATCGACGGTGCACAGCTCGTCACCTTCGGACTCCCCGATCTCGCGGACCGCACCGTGCTGGCCGACGCGCCCGGGCAGGTCGTCTGGAATGACGTCCTGGCCACGGGTGACGACGTCCTCGCTTTCGGCTTCGACGAGGGGCGCGAGGGCGAGGGCTACCGCGGTGGACCTCCCGCAGTCGCCCATCACATCACTGAGAGTGGCGCTGTCGAGCCCGTTGCCGGCAGCCTGCGCTCGGTCTCCCTCTGGGGAACGACTCCGGTGCTCAGCACCCGATCGGCGTACGGCGGGACCCGGGCAGCCGTCATGAACAGCGGGAGCGGCGGCGCCTGTGTCTACGGCAACACGATCTTCCTGGTGGACCCCGCCGATCCCGGACGTCAGGTGGAGACGGATGCGAGCGCCATGGTCGCCTTGGCGCCCGACGACCACGACGAGCAGGAGTACCAGGTCGTCACCGACCTGTGGTTCGACGGCTCCGGCGTGCTGCACGCCAGCGGCAACAGCGGACTCTGCGACTTCAACGGCGGCTCGCGACCGGGGGTGCCGCAGCAGATCTGGCGCCTTGACGGAACGACCTGGGTCCCTGAGGACGACCGGCCACTCCTCACCGCGCGCACGCTCCCGTCGGGCAACCGTCTCGAGCTGGCCCGCGTGACCGCCACCGACCTGGCCGCGGAGGTCGCGCTCCTGACCCTGGTCGACGCCGACGGCAGCACGGAGATCGCCGACGACGCCACGCGTCTGTTCACTCCTCAGGTCAAGGAAGGAGTTGCTGTCGCTGCGCCAGCGGCGGCGACACCCACTGAGCTCGCGGGCGACGACGGCGTCGGTGCTCTCGTCGACGGCACCGGAGACACCTCAGCCCTGGCCACCCTCCCCCGCGACTTCCAGTCCTTCATCGGCAAGCTCGCCCGCACCCAGTACCGGCAGGCGCGTCGGGGCGGGTTCACCACCAGCGACTGCGACGAGTCCTCGACCTGGGTCAACGTCTCGTTGTACGACGCACGCGGGTTCGCCCGCGGAGGTGTCGGCGCCTGCGGCGGTTACGCGGCCCTCTGGGCGAAGGTCGGCGGCACGTGGCGGGAGATCCTCGGCACGCAGGAGAGCTGGGACTGCGCAGACCTGGTGAGGTACGAGGTGCCGGCGTCGCTCATTGCCTACGAGGGACACGCCGAGTGCTACTCCTACGCCGACGGCAACGGTCCCTACGACTACTACCGACCGTGA
- the clpB gene encoding ATP-dependent chaperone ClpB, which produces MSQFGADKFTTRAREAIEAAQLAATTAGNTTVEPVHLLVALLLQEEGTAANLVAKAGVDVTAVVHAASAARDALPRASGATVQQPAGSAALTRVLASALDLAASMKDDYVATEHLLIALATVESSARQVLTDAGLSADALRDALTAVRGNRRVTSQDAESTYEALEKYSVDLTAAAEEGKLDPVIGRDQEIRRVIQVLSRRTKNNPVLIGEPGVGKTAVVEGLAQRVVAGDVPDSLKHKRVLSLDLMGMVAGAKYRGEFEERLKAVLDEIRQSEGQVITFIDELHTVVGAGAGGDSQMDAGNMLKPMLARGELHMIGATTLDEYRESIEKDPALERRFQQVFVGEPSVEDTIQILRGIQEKYEAHHGVRITDAALVAAATLSDRYITGRQLPDKAIDLVDEAASRLRMEIESSPEEIDQLRRQVDRLKMEEFALAKESDDASRERLEALRADLADKEEELRGLEVRWEREKSELEGEGALRRQLDQLRIEADKLTREGNLAGASEILYGQIPVLEQQIKAVEAVEDAETPDEKLVGEEVGATQIAEVVEAWTGIPTGRLLQGETAKLLEMEQVIGARLIGQQEAVRAVSDAVRRARAGISDPNRPTGSFLFLGPTGVGKTELAKSLADFLFDDERAIVRIDMSEYAEKHSVARLVGAPPGYVGYDEGGQLTEAVRRRPYSVVLLDEVEKAHPEVFDILLQVLDDGRLTDGQGRTVDFRNTILILTSNLGSQFLVDPTMDPEAQKEAVLGVVRQSFKPEFLNRLDEIVTFDALTRDDLGHIVELLLRSLESRLAARRISLEVSPDARAWLADTGYDPAYGARPLRRLIQNAIGDPLARLLISGEVSDGGSVKVERGEDGLVLAG; this is translated from the coding sequence ATGTCCCAGTTCGGGGCCGACAAGTTCACCACGCGTGCGCGCGAGGCGATCGAGGCCGCCCAGCTCGCCGCCACCACGGCGGGCAACACCACCGTCGAGCCGGTCCACCTGCTCGTCGCCCTGCTCCTCCAGGAGGAGGGCACCGCCGCCAACCTGGTCGCCAAGGCCGGCGTCGACGTCACCGCGGTCGTCCACGCGGCGTCCGCCGCCCGCGACGCGCTGCCGCGCGCCAGCGGCGCCACGGTGCAGCAGCCCGCGGGATCCGCCGCGCTGACCCGCGTGCTCGCGTCCGCGCTCGACCTCGCCGCGTCCATGAAGGACGACTACGTCGCGACCGAGCACCTGCTCATCGCGCTGGCGACCGTCGAGTCGTCGGCCCGCCAGGTGCTGACCGACGCCGGCCTGTCCGCCGACGCCCTGCGCGACGCCCTCACCGCCGTCCGCGGCAACCGTCGCGTCACCTCGCAGGACGCCGAGTCGACGTACGAGGCGCTCGAGAAGTACTCCGTCGACCTCACCGCCGCCGCGGAGGAGGGCAAGCTCGACCCGGTGATCGGTCGCGACCAGGAGATCCGTCGCGTCATCCAGGTGCTGAGCCGGCGGACCAAGAACAACCCCGTCCTCATCGGCGAGCCCGGCGTCGGCAAGACCGCCGTCGTCGAGGGCCTCGCGCAGCGCGTCGTCGCGGGCGACGTCCCCGACAGCCTCAAGCACAAGCGCGTGCTCAGCCTCGACCTCATGGGCATGGTCGCCGGCGCGAAGTACCGCGGCGAGTTCGAGGAGCGGCTCAAGGCCGTCCTCGACGAGATCCGCCAGTCCGAGGGCCAGGTCATCACGTTCATCGACGAGCTGCACACGGTCGTCGGCGCGGGCGCCGGCGGCGACAGCCAGATGGACGCCGGCAACATGCTCAAGCCGATGCTCGCCCGCGGTGAGCTGCACATGATCGGTGCCACCACGCTCGACGAGTACCGCGAGTCGATCGAGAAGGACCCCGCGCTGGAGCGCCGCTTCCAGCAGGTCTTCGTCGGCGAGCCGTCGGTCGAGGACACCATCCAGATCCTGCGCGGCATCCAGGAGAAGTACGAGGCGCACCACGGCGTACGGATCACCGACGCCGCGCTGGTCGCCGCCGCGACCCTCTCGGACCGCTACATCACCGGCCGACAGCTGCCGGACAAGGCCATCGACCTCGTCGACGAGGCCGCGTCGCGGCTGCGGATGGAGATCGAGTCCTCCCCGGAGGAGATCGACCAGCTCCGCCGCCAGGTCGACCGGCTCAAGATGGAGGAGTTCGCGCTCGCCAAGGAGAGCGACGACGCGTCCCGCGAGCGGCTGGAGGCGCTGCGCGCCGACCTCGCCGACAAGGAGGAGGAGCTGCGCGGGCTCGAGGTCCGCTGGGAGCGCGAGAAGTCCGAGCTCGAGGGCGAGGGCGCGTTGCGCCGCCAGCTCGACCAGCTGCGGATCGAGGCCGACAAGCTGACCCGCGAAGGCAACCTCGCCGGCGCCAGCGAGATCCTCTACGGCCAGATCCCCGTGCTCGAGCAGCAGATCAAGGCCGTGGAGGCCGTCGAGGACGCCGAGACGCCGGACGAGAAGCTGGTCGGCGAGGAGGTCGGCGCCACCCAGATCGCGGAGGTCGTCGAGGCCTGGACCGGCATCCCCACCGGCCGGCTGCTGCAGGGCGAGACCGCCAAGCTGCTCGAGATGGAGCAGGTCATCGGGGCCCGCCTGATCGGGCAGCAGGAGGCCGTGCGCGCGGTGTCCGACGCCGTACGACGGGCGCGGGCCGGGATCTCCGACCCCAACCGGCCGACCGGCTCGTTCCTCTTCCTCGGCCCGACGGGTGTCGGCAAGACCGAGCTCGCCAAGTCGCTCGCCGACTTCCTCTTCGACGACGAGCGGGCGATCGTCCGCATCGACATGAGCGAGTACGCCGAGAAGCACTCCGTCGCGCGGCTCGTCGGTGCCCCTCCGGGCTATGTCGGGTACGACGAGGGCGGCCAGCTCACCGAGGCGGTCCGCCGCCGCCCGTACTCCGTCGTGCTGCTCGACGAGGTCGAGAAGGCGCACCCCGAGGTCTTCGACATCCTGCTGCAGGTGCTCGACGACGGCCGGCTGACCGACGGCCAGGGCCGCACGGTCGACTTCCGCAACACGATCCTGATCCTCACCTCCAACCTGGGCTCGCAGTTCCTGGTCGACCCGACCATGGACCCGGAGGCGCAGAAGGAGGCGGTGCTGGGCGTCGTGCGGCAGTCGTTCAAGCCCGAGTTCCTCAACCGGCTCGACGAGATCGTCACCTTCGACGCGCTGACCAGGGACGACCTGGGCCACATCGTCGAGCTGCTGCTCCGGTCCCTGGAGTCGCGGCTCGCGGCCCGGCGGATCTCGCTCGAGGTCTCGCCGGACGCACGGGCCTGGCTGGCCGACACCGGCTACGACCCGGCCTACGGCGCCCGGCCGCTGCGCCGGCTGATCCAGAACGCGATCGGTGACCCGCTCGCCCGGCTGCTGATCTCCGGCGAGGTCTCCGACGGGGGCTCCGTGAAGGTCGAGCGGGGCGAGGACGGGCTGGTGCTCGCCGGCTGA